The following coding sequences lie in one Rutidosis leptorrhynchoides isolate AG116_Rl617_1_P2 chromosome 4, CSIRO_AGI_Rlap_v1, whole genome shotgun sequence genomic window:
- the LOC139844679 gene encoding prefoldin subunit 6, producing MASASSAAARDLQKELEVKANDLSKIQKDISKNHQVRKKYTIQLGENELVLKELDLLSEDANVYKLIGPVLVKQDLAEANANVRKRIEYISAELKRLDSTLQDMEEKQNSKKEAIFKLQQRIQSFQAGKAKA from the exons ATGGCATCTGCATCATCAGCTGCCGCACGAGATTTACAGAAAGAATTAGAAGTGAAAGCCAATGATCTCAGCAAAATCCAAAAGG ATATATCAAAGAATCATCAGGTGAGGAAGAAGTACACCATCCAGCTTGGTGAAAATGAGCTTGTTCTTAAG GAACTGGATCTGTTGAGTGAGGATGCAAATGTCTACAAATTAATAGGACCAGTGCTGGTAAAACAGGATCTTGCAGAAGCAAATGCAAATGTTCGCAAGAGAATTGAATACATCTCAGCCGAATT GAAGCGTCTGGATTCAACTCTTCAGGATATGGAGGAAAAGCAAAATAGCAAGAAAGAAGCG ATATTTAAGCTACAACAAAGGATTCAGTCTTTTCAGGCAGGAAAAGCCAAGGCTTGA